The Campylobacterota bacterium sequence CGAACCAGAAGAACTCCCCTTCCTCCAGGCCGCACCGCTCACGGGTTGCTTCTTTGGTCGTAAAAAGCTTCGCGTTGGTCAGGGCTTTGGCCGCTTCGGGAGTGGTGTACCCCTCAAGACGTACGATTTCACGCTCCGGATTGTACGATTCGAGCGTAATAACGGTACCGTTTTCAAGGGTAAACGTGGAACCGGCACGGAACTGTTCGGGGAAGTCGGTGTGGAGGTTGAGTTTCATGTCGCCCTTGAGGCCGACGGTACGGCCCAGGGTGGCGACGTGCAGCCAATCGGAAGAGAGGGTGTTACGAAAGCGGTTCGACATTGATGCGGTAACTTTTTCCGTCTTTGGCCTTGCAGCCCGAGATGACCGTTTTGATCGCGCCGATCATCT is a genomic window containing:
- the rimM gene encoding ribosome maturation factor RimM (Essential for efficient processing of 16S rRNA), with product MSNRFRNTLSSDWLHVATLGRTVGLKGDMKLNLHTDFPEQFRAGSTFTLENGTVITLESYNPEREIVRLEGYTTPEAAKALTNAKLFTTKEATRERCGLEEGEFFWFDLIGLSVTEGEVSLGTIREIERIGAQDYLLVATDAALAARGLPPTFLIPYIDHYVIACDTEAKTVRVRGGLDLLEAS